Proteins encoded within one genomic window of Manis pentadactyla isolate mManPen7 chromosome 4, mManPen7.hap1, whole genome shotgun sequence:
- the PSMD11 gene encoding 26S proteasome non-ATPase regulatory subunit 11 — translation MAAAAVVEFQRAQSLLSTDREASIDILHSIVKRDIQENDEEAVQVKEQSILELGSLLAKTGQAAELGGLLKYVRPFLNSISKAKAARLVRSLLDLFLDMEAATGQEVELCLECIEWAKSEKRTFLRQALEARLVSLYFDTKRYQEALHLGSQLLRELKKMDDKALLVEVQLLESKTYHALSNLPKARAALTSARTTANAIYCPPKLQATLDMQSGIIHAAEEKDWKTAYSYFYEAFEGYDSIDSPKAITSLKYMLLCKIMLNTPEDVQALVSGKLALRYAGRQTEALKCVAQASKNRSLADFEKALTDYRAELRDDPIISTHLAKLYDNLLEQNLIRVIEPFSRVQIEHISSLIKLSKADVERKLSQMILDKKFHGILDQGEGVLIIFDEPPVDKTYEAALETIQNMSKVVDSLYNKAKKLT, via the exons ATGGCGGCAGCGGCGGTGGTGGAGTTCCAGAGAGCCCAGTCTCTACTCAGCACCGACCGGGAGGCGTCCATCGACATCCTGCACTCCATAG tgaAGCGTGACATTCAGGAGAACGATGAGGAGGCAGTGCAGGTCAAAGAGCAGAGCATCCTGGAACTGGGGTCTCTCCTGGCAAAGACTGGACAAGCTGCAG AGCTTGGAGGACTCCTGAAGTATGTGCGACCCTTCTTGAATTCCATCAGCAAGGCTAAAGCAGCTCGTCTGGTCCGATCTCTTCTTGATCTGTTTCTTGATATGGAAGCAGCTACAGGGCAAGAG GTCGAGTTGTGTTTAGAGTGCATCGAATGGGCCAAATCAGAGAAAAGAACTTTCTTACGCCAAGCTTTGGAG GCAAGACTGGTGTCTTTGTACTTTGATACCAAGAGGTACCAGGAGGCATTACATTTGG GTTCTCAGCTGCTGCGAGAATTGAAAAAGATGGATGATAAAGCCCTTTTGGTAGAAGTACAGCTTTTAGAAAGCAAAACATACCATGCCCTGAGCAACCTACCGAAAGCCCGAGCTGCCTTAACCTCTGCTCGAACTACAGCAAATGCCATCTACTGCCCCCCTAAATTGCAGGCCACCTTGGATATGCAGTCAG GTATTATTCATGCAGCAGAGGAGAAGGATTGGAAAACTGCATACTCATATTTCTATGAGGCATTTGAGGGTTATGACTCCATCGATAGCCCCAAGGCCATCACATCTTTGAAGTACATGTTGCTGTGCAAAATCATGCTCAACAC CCCAGAAGACGTCCAGGCCTTGGTGAGCGGGAAGCTTGCACTTCGGTATGCGGGGAGGCAG aCAGAAGCATTAAAATGTGTGGCTCAGGCTAGCAAGAACAGATCACTGGCAGATTTTGAAAAG GCCCTGACTGACTACCGGGCGGAGCTCCGGGATGACCCCATCATCAGCACGCACTTGGCCAAGCTGTATGATAACTTACTGGAACAGAACCTGATCCGAGTCATTGAGCCTTTTTCCCGAGTACAG ATTGAACACATATCTAGCCTCATCAAACTCTCCAAG GCTGATGTGGAAAGGAAATTATCGCAGATGATACTTGACAAGAAATTTCATG GGATCTTGGACCAGGGGGAGGGTGTCTTGATTATTTTCGATGAACCCCCAGTAGATAAAACTTATGAAGCTGCTCTGGAAACAATTCAGAACATGAGTAAAGTAGTGGATTCCCTCTACAACAAAGCCAAGAAACTGACATAG